GCCGGTGACGGTCACCGTCGCCCCGGTGCGGGACACCCCGCTGGTGGGGGTGGCGGTGAGGGTCTGCCCGGCGGCGCCCCGCCCGGTCCCGGCGTGGGCCGGCGTCGACCCCACGCCGATACTGACAGTGATCGCGGCGACGGTCAGGATGGCGCGAGGCAGTGCCCGCATCAGGCTCCTCCCATGACGGATCGGGCCGGCTGCCACACCGACCGTAGTTAAGGTTTGCCTAACCTAAGCGACTGATCCGCTGTTCACAAGAGGTTCTTCGGCCCAAGATCTTCGGCCGCTTTGCCGGATGCCGCAGTAGTTAGGTTTGCCTAACCTCAACCACTGTCCGTATTGGGCACCACAGAGGGAGCAGCATGGTCAGATCCAGAACCAATGCCGGTCGGTGGCGGACGTCGCGCTGGGCGGCGGTCGCCCTGCTCGGCGCGTCGACCGTCCTCGTCGGGGTCAGCCCCGCCCAGGCCGCCGGGGCGGAGCTCAGCTCCGGCAGCCTGACCTGGGGTTTCAAGGCGTCTTTCCGCGCCTACGTGAACACCGGCAACGGCAACCCGCCGATCGCCGCCAGCGACGGCGCCCGCATCAACAGCGACGGCACCTTCACCTTCCCCGCGAAGGGCGGCACGTACGACGCCGGCACCGGCGCCATCGACGCCGCGTACGGCGGGAAGATCGTCTTCTCGTACCCGGCGCACTTCTTCACCATCGCGTTGGCCAACCCGACGATCGTCGTGACCGGTGGCACCGCCGCCGTCAAGGCGGACGTCGACCTCACCACCACGGCGGCCGAGCCGGTCTCGGTCCGCCAGGCCACCATCGCCACCGTCACCACCAGCGACGGCAACCCCGGTGGCAGCGGTGGCACGGTGACCGCGACCGATCTGGCCGCGACGCTGACCGCCGAGGGCGCCTCGGCGTTCAACGGCTTCTACAGCGCCGGCTCCACGCTCGACCCGCTGTCGTTCACCTTCTCCACGGGTGGCGGCGGCGAACCGGCCGGACCGGCCGTCGGCGTCACCCCCGCCACCGGGCTCGACCCGGCCGGGGCGACGATCACGGTCACCGGCAGCGGCTTCGACCCGGAGGCCAACGGGGCGGCGGGGATCTACGTCTCCTTCGGCCCCAAGGTCGACCAGCACTGGACCAACGCCGGTGTCCTCCAGGTCACCAAGTGGGTCAACAAGACGAACGAGCCGACCGAGGCCCGCGACCGGCTCAACGCCGACGGCACGTTCCGCACCACCCTGCCGATCAGCGCGGTCTACACCGACCGCACCGGCGCGCAGGTCGACTGCACGAAGGTGCAGTGCTACGTCGTCACCTTCGCCGCCCGCGGCGCCGCCGACCGTAGCCAGGACACCTTCACCCCGGTGACCTTCGCCCGTGCCCCGGTGGGCGGCGGCGACGCCGACCAGCAGATCACCACCACCGTCACCGGTGGCGCGCTGACCCTCGGCGTGGCCGGCTCCACGGTCGCCCTGCCGGCGGTCAGCAACGGGCAGGTCACCACCGGGGCGCTGAACGCCGCCACGGTCGCCGACCTGCGCGGCACCAACGCCGGCTGGAGCCTGGTCGGGCAGGCCTCCGACTTCGCCTCGACCACCGGCGGCACCATCGCGGCGGACAACCTGGGTTGGGTGCCGAGCGCCACCGTCGGCACCGACCCGCTCGCCGGCACCCCCGGCGTGGTCACCCCGGGCGCGCCCGCCGCGCCCGGTGCCGGACTGGGCACGGCGCGTGCGCTGTGCACCTCGGCCACCGGCGCGAGCAACGGCACCTTCACCTGTGGCGCCCAGCTCAACCTGGGGGTTCCGGCGTCCGCCCCGGCGGGCGACTACAGCGCGGTGCTCACCCTCACCCTCTCCTGATCAGGCACCACACCGGTGGGACGGGCCCCGTGCCCGTCCCACCGGCCCGACCACTCCCCGGAGCCCGGCATGTCCCTGTCTACCGCCCTGTCCCGCAGCGGCGCCGCGCTCGCCGCCGCGCTGCTCGTGGCCACGGTCCAGCCCGCACCGGCCCGCGCCGCGCCCGCCCCGACGCCCGGCCCGACGGCCGCCGCCGGGGAGACCGGCACGGCCCGCTGGGCCGTCCAGCCGTCCAGCGCCAAGGGTCCGACCGGGCGCAACTACTTCATCTACGACCTGGCCCCGGGCAGCACCCTGACCGACCACGTCGGCATCACCAACCTCGGCGACCGCCCGGTCACCTTCGATGTGTACGGCACCGACGCGTACAGTGCCGCCGACGGCGCGTTCGCCCTGCTGCCGGCGGACCGGCCGGCCACCGACGTGGGCTCCTGGATCCGCGTCGACCGGCGCGAGTGGACGATCCCGGCGGGCAAACGGGTCGACATCCCGTTCCGGCTCACCGTGCCGGTCAACGCGACCCCGGGCGACCACACCGGCGGGGTGATCGGCGCGGTGGCCCGGGTCCGGACCACCGCCACCGGGCAGCGGGTGCTGGTCGACCAACGGCTCGCCGCCCGGGTCTACCTGCGGGTCACCGGCCCGGTCCGACCGGCCGTCACCGTCGAGGCGGTCGACGTCTCCTACGACCACCCGGTCGACCCGTTCGGCGGTGGCGACCTGGTGGTCCGCTACCGGCTGCGCAACGACGGCAACGTCCGGCTCGGCGGCAGCGGCACGGTGACCGTCACCGCCCCCTTCGGCCGGGAACAGGCCCGCACCTCCCCCACCGACCTGCCGGAGCTGCTCCCCGGGACGACCTTCACCGTCACCGAGCGGATCACCGGCGTACCCCCGCTGCTGCGGCTGACCGCCGCGGTCGACATCGCGGCGACCAGCACGGACACCGCGCTACCGCCGGTGGTCCGTACCGCCGGGGTGTGGGCACCGCCCTGGCTGTTGCTGGCCCTGCTCGCCGGGGCGGCCGGCTGGGCCGGGCTGCGGTGGTGGCGACGCCGGCGCACTGCCGCCGACGGGCCGGATCCGGATGCCGACCCGCGTCCCGCCGCCCCGCCCGCCCGATGACCGGGCCGCTGCGTGCCGTGGCCCTGCTGGCGGTGGCCGCCGCGTTGGCTCCGGGCGGCACCCCGGCGGGCGGTGCTCCCGGCGTCACCGTGCCGGCCGGGACGCTGCGGGTCGGCCAGCGGGTGCTGGTCGGCCTGGACGGCTGGCCGGCCGGCACGGTGCAGGCCGAGGTGTGCGGCAACGCGGCCCGGCGCGGGGTGCTCGACTGCGCGACCGGGGCCGCCACCCACGGCCAGGTGCCGCCCACCGGCCGGGCCACCCTGCCGGTGCTGGTGGCCGCCCCGCCGGTAGCCTGCCCCTGCGTGCTGCGGGTCCGCACGCCGACCGGCACCGCCAGCGCCGTCACCGACCTGGCGCTGACCGGGGTCGACGCCCCGGCGGTCGCGCCGACCGTACCGGCCGGGCTGACCCTGGTACGGGTGCACGCCGTCGACCGGTCCGGGCCACGCGGCTGGTTCGGCCTGCCCGGCGAGCTCGCGGTCCGGATCACCCTGCACAACCCCGGCGCGCAGGACGTCACCGACCCGCCGTTGCAGCTCACCGTCGGGCCGCCCGGACAGGCCCGGACCATCGTGGCCGCCCCGGCGTTGGGCCGCATCGCCGCCGGGCAGACCCGCGAGTACCACGTGCCGGTGTCCACCGGCACGGCCCCGTTCGGCAGCTACGAGGTGGAGGGTCGGATCGTGACACCCGGTCGACCTGTCGCGTTCACCGTGGCGGCTGCCCGGCGGCCCTGGGGGCTGCCGGTCGCCGCCGCCGTCCTCACGGTCGTGTCGCTGCTCGCCCGGCCGGCACGACGCCGGGCAGAGGACGGCCCGGTCGTCGTCGCGGCCGGGGTGTCGACGCCTCCCCTGCCTGGCGGCTAGCCCGGGCCTGACCCGCTCCGGCCCTGCACCCGGGGCAGCGCCCGCCGGATCGCCGCGTCGCTGTGCCCGCCCACCCAGATCGGTGGCCCGCCGGGCCGGTACGGGGCAACGCCGATGCGCGCGCCGCGCAGGCTCGCGAACCTGTCGTCCAGGTCGGCGGTGGTGCCGGCCCAGAGGGCCTTCATGACCTCCAGGCTCTCGTCGGTCCGCCGGCCACGTAGCCGCAGCGGCACCCCCAGCGCGCTGAACTCCTGCGGGTTCCATCCGGTGCCGACGGCGACCGCCAGCCGACCCGCCGACACGACGTCCAGCGTCGCGAGCTGGTTGGCCAGCACCACAGGTTGGTAGTAGGGCAGGACCAGCACGCTCGTCGCGATCCCCAGGCGGGTCGTCGCCCCGGCGACCGCCGCCAGCAGGACCACCGGGTCGAAGCCGGCGCCGTGCGGGTTCTCCAGCACGTGGTTGGCCAGCAGGACGTGATCCAGGCCGATCCGCTCGGCGTTCCGCGCTGCCCGGAGCATCGCGGCACCCGCGTCGCCCGGCCACGCCTGCGGTTCGAGGGAGAGTCCGAATCTCATCGTGACCGGGGGGGCTGACGCCGCAGCGGCGCGCGAGTTCTCCGATCCGCATGTCGCCGGTCTCCTTCCGCACCTGGCGATGCTAGAACCCTGACATCACTGTCAAGGTCAAGCCATCGCGGGCGCGGCGGGACCGGACGTCGCGGGCAGGACGGCGGGATGGCCCCTGACCGGGCCACCCCGCTCCAGCGTGCCTACCGGCCGGGCGGGTACGACACCCCGCCCGCCGGCCGGGGCCGGGCTCGACTCAGAAGCGCGCCCAGTCGTCGGCGGCCGGCCGCCACACGTCGATGTTGCGCGGGTCCACCGCCATCCGACGCGCCCGGTGGGTCTCGTGCTCCTCCGGGGTGAACACCCGGTGCCGGTCGCACAGCTCGTAGCGCGGCCCGTGCCGGGTGTCATGCATGTAGAAGGCGATCGACGTGGACGCCGAGTGGTTGACCAGGTCGGACGCGATCGGGATCTGCTTGTACTGCGCCCGCGCCCGGCCGCGCATCACGTGGTCGAAGCTCTTCATCATGAAGCACAGGTGCGCGACGTAGAACTCGTTGTTGCGCTGGATCGCCAGGCTGTGGTGGTAGCGGTCCTCGCTGCGCAGGAAGACCGTGACGTCGCCGACGTGGTCGGACTCCAGGAAGCCGAGCACCTTGGTGTAGAACGCCAGCGTCTCGTCGTACTTGTCGGTGGCGAGGAACGGGTGTACCAGGTCCAGCGGGCGCAGCTCGATCAGCGGCGGCTCGGCGTACTCCTGGAACTCGGTGAACAGCTCGACGATCAGCCCGTTGGGGTCGCGGACGGCGAAGCCCCGCTGGACCAGGCCCTTGACCCGGTCGGCCAGCTCGAACACCTCGTGCCCGGCGGCGGTCACCCGCTCGCGCAGGTCGTCGAGGACGGCGTCGTTCTCGACGCTGAACCCGACCGCCGTGGTCCACGACTCGGTACGCTGCGGCGCGGCGACCAGTTCGATGCTGTGGTGCTCCAGGTCGGCGCGGAGGAACGCGTACTCGTCGTCGTGCTGCTCCAGTTGCAGCCCGACGTGGTATTGGAGGAACTCGATGGAGGCGGCCAGGTCGGGCACCTCGATCCGGGCGTACTCCATGCCGTACGGCCCACGGCGGCGGGCGGTGGCCTCGGTGGTCATCTGTGACCCCTCTCGATGGGCTGGGTGTCCCCGGCGGTGGGGAGACTGACGATGGCCTGACGCTCGATGACCGGCCGCCAGCGTTCCCGGACGAACCGCTCGTGCGAGTCGCTGTGCAGGTAGTCGAGCAGGTCCTGCTCGGTGGGGAACTCCACGACGAAGCCGTGGGTCATGCTGGTGTCCCGGGTGCTGACGTTGACCCCGCTGCGCCAGTTACGCATCGCGGGGTACCGGCTCGGGAAGGTCTCCAGCTCGGCCAGGACCGACTCGGCCGCCCCGGGCGGCAGGTCGTCGCGGAACCGGAAGACCAGGATGTGGGTGATCATGGCGGCCGGCTCAGAGGATGAAGCTGAGTCGGGCGCCGGGGTCCATCGACTCCATCACCGGCACGGCACGGCGCAGCCGGAACCGCAGCCCGTCCGGGTCGACCTTGAGCACGTGCTCGTACCGGCCGACGTAGGTGTAGGCGCCGCCGTCGCGGTAGCGGTGGATGAGGAAGTTGGCGCTGATCCAGACGGTCTCCGCGCCGGCCTCCAGCAGCAGCACGTTGGAGATCATCCGGTGGGTACGCGAGTGCGGGTTCTCGGCGTGCGCCTTGCGGCTCTTGAGCCGCTTGACCCGGGCCTGGATCAGCTCGTAGTCGTCCGCGACGAAGTACCCGGCGGTGGTGGCGTCCCAGCCGGCCCAGTCGGTGGTCGGCACCTCCAGCCGGCCACCCGGCTCGATGAGGGTGAGCCACTCGTCGAGCCGCCACTCGTCGAGCAGTTGGGCCTCCCGGTAGAGGAAGTCCTCCACCTCGGCCCGGGTCACCTCGCGCGATGCCACACTGACCACTCCCCCACGGCTGCCTGCCGTCGTCGACGTCACGCTCACTTGCCCGCACCTCCCGTGGCGGGTCCGGCGGCGGGCGTACCGGCCGGCGGGTCACCGGCCACGCTGGTGCTCGCCCCGACCACCTCGGCCCAGCGCCGCCAGAAGCTGCGCATCGCACCCTCGTCGATCGAACGGCCTTGGTTGCCCTGCTTCTCGTTGGCCATGCCCCGGGACATGTCGCTCCAGTCGTGCGCGGGGTCGACCGCATCGGCGGTCGCGGTGATGCCGCGCTGCACCGCCTCGTACGCCTCGATGTCGTCGGGGGTGGCCAGGCCGCCCGGCCCGACGAAGCTGACCATCGTCTTGATTCGCAGCGCGCGGACCGACTCCGGCTCGCCGACCTCGACGAACTGCCAGGCCCGCACGTCGGTGCGGTCGGCGGCGACCGGTTCGAGCTGCCGGATGGTCAGCGCCTCCAGGTCGAACAGCAGCAGGTTGGGGAAGACGAAGAGGATCCGGCTGGCGTCGGCCACCTCGGCGGCGAGTTCGGGGCCGAGCCGGGCCTCCAGCTCGCGGCGCTTGGCGACCGTGCGGGTCTTCTCCTCGTCGCCGAAGCGGGGTTCCCAGACCATGCCGATCCGGCCGTTGTGCCCGGTGAGCACCAGCAGCCCGTGACCGCCGCCGAGATCGTAGGCGTACTGGTCGTCGTCGGTGACGGCGAAGCCGGTCTCCCGCAGGTAGCCGACGAACGTGTTGTGGGTGGGGGCGAAGTGGTAGCCGTCCATCGCGTTCTCGACGGCGAGCTTCCAGTTGCCCTTCACGCTGTAGAGCTGCACGCCCGGCAGGGTGGTCATGCCGTGCTCGCCGATCTTGGCGGTCAACGACATGTAGTGCGCGGCCGGGCCGAGGTGGGTCAGCAGATCCGGCACGTCCGCGTCGAAGGCGACGAAGACGAAGCCCTCGTGGATCTGGAGCCGGGGCACCTGCCGCAGGGCCATCGACGCCCGGAAGGCGGGGTCGTCGGGGTACGCGTCGTCGCCGGGCAGCGCGGCCAGGTCACCGGAGTTGCTGAACGCCCAGGCGTGGTAGAAGCACTGGAAGAACTTGGTGTTGCCCTCGCTGTGCCGGCACAGCACGGTGCCCCGGTGGGTGCAGGCGTTGAAGAAGGCCCGCACCTGACCCTCGGCGTCCCGGCAGAAGATCAGCGGTCGACCGCCGAGGGTCCGGGTCTTGAAGTCGCCCGGCTTTGGGATCTCGGTCTCGTGACCGAGATAGAGCCAGGTGTGGTTCCAGATCCGGTCGACCTCGGTCCGGAAGACCTCCGGATCGCGGTAGGCCGAGCGGTGCACGCGGAACCGCAGCGCCTCCCAGTCCTCGTCGATCATCGCGCCGGCTGCACCGAGCGGACGTACCGGCGTCTGCTGCGCCATCACCTCACCGCCTTCTACGTCATGCGAGACAGCATCTCGCCACCCGATGCTGCTACTCCGCCCTGGCAACTGTCAAGAGCAGGGCAGACTCCGGCACCGGGTTACTCGCTGTTAATACGAACGCAACACGTACCTGCTGATTCGCCGGCCACGATGCCCCACATCCGACTCGGCCCGTCCGACCCGCCCGACCGCGGTCGCCGGCCCTCGGACGCGGCCCGCGCACCCCGTCGCCGGCCGCCGGCCACCCGCACCGGGCAGCGCCGTCCCGTCGCACCGCCAGCCGGTGTCACCCCTCCCGGAGGATGTCATGCTCCAGCCGCACAATGGCCCGATCGGTGGAACCCACTACCTGCCCAGCACCCCGGACACCTGTCTGTGGGGCCGGCTGCCCGACCGGCGGCACGAGCCCGTGCTGCGGGTCGGATCCGGCGAGACCGTGACCATCGACACCCTCAGCCACGAGGGCATCCTGGAGGACCAGGGCCGCGACCCCGTCGGCTACCTCAAGCAGTTCGACGTGCCCAGCGACCGGGTGCTCACCGACGCCCGCGACCTGGCCGCCTCCGACGTCGCCCACGACTACGACGCCGACGGCCCGCACGTGGTCACCGGCCCGATCACCGTGGCCGGGGCCGAACCCGGCGACCTGCTCCGGATCGAGGTGCTCGATCTGCTCGTCCGCGCCCCCTACGGCTTCATCAGCAGCCGGCACGGCTACGGCGCGCTGCCCGGCGAGTACCCGCTCACCCCCACCGACACCGGCCCGGCCGGCGACGGCCCCCGGGAGTACGGCACCGTCAGCCACTTCACCGAGGTGATCCACCACGGCGGCCGGCTGTTCGGCACCCTGCCGTACGGCGACGGCCGGGCGGCCCGCTTCCCGCTCGCCCCCTTCCTGGGCCTGATGGGCGTCGCCGTGGACACCGACGAGCCGGTCCACTCGGTGCCGCCCGGCGCGTTCGGGGGCAACCTCGACATCAACGAGTTGCAGGTCGGCTCGACCCTCTACCTGCCGGTGCAGCTGCCCGGGGCCGGCTTCTACGCCGGTGACCCGCACTACGCCCAGGGCGACGGCGAGGTGGCGCTGACCGCCCTGGAGGCGCCGCTGCGGGCCACCCTGCGGCTGTCGGTGATCCCCCGGGCGCAGGCCGCCGGCCTGGTCGGGGCCGTCGACGGGCCGTTCGGCGAGACCGCCACCCACTGGCTGCCGGTCGGCCTGCACGCCGACCTCGACGAGGCGATGCGGCGGGCCGTGCGGGCCGCCGTCGACTTCCTCGTCCGCACCCAGGGCATGCCGCCGCAGACCGCGCTGGCCTACCTGAGCGCCGCCGCCGACTTCGAGGTCAGCCAGGTCGTCGACGGGGTGAAGGGCATCCACTGCCTGATCCGCAAGGCCGACTTCCCGGCCCACTTCTGACCGACGGCACGGTCCCGGCCGGTGACGCCACGCCACCGGCCGGGACCGGCGGGTCACCAGCGGACCCGCAACCCCCCGGACGGCACACCCGCGTCCGTACCAGTGCGGGCGGCACCGCCGCCTGCGCCGCTCCGGGCGGCACCGCCGCCTGCGCCGGCCCGGGCGGCACCGCCGCCCACACCGGCCCGGACGGAAAGCGGCCACGCCGTCGCCCCCGACCGGGACAGACCGGGGGCGACGCGCAGCCGGCCGGAGCCGGGCCGCTCCGCCGCCGCGAACGGCACGACGGGCGGCAGGATCCGGGAGTACGGGTCAGGCGGCCGTGGGCACCTCGGCTCGGCGCGGGGCGGCAGCCATCGCCCCCGGCCGGGTGACGGTGACCGCCGCCGCCCGGCTCGCCCACCGGGCCGCCTCGTCGATCGCCGCGCCGTCGAGCAGCGCGTCGGCCAGGGCGGCGCAGAAGGTGTCCCCGGCCCCGGTGGCGTCCACCGCGTCGACCCGCTCGGCCGGCACCAGCCACTGCCGGTCGGTGGTCACCACCAGCGCGCCGTCACCGCCGAGGGTCACCACCACCGGCCCCCGGGTACCCAGGGTGCGGGCCATCGCCGCCAGGTCGTCGGTGCCGGCCGCTCCGGCCGGCAGGTTCTCGGTGCCGGCCGCGCCGGCCGGGGACCGGACGCCGGCCAGGGCGGCCAGCTCACCCCGGTTGGGCACCAGCACGTCGACCCGGGCCAGGGTCGCCGGGTCGACCGGGCGGGCCGGGGCGGGATTGAGCACCACCAGGCCCTCCGCGGCCCGGACCGCCTCGGCCACCACCGCGGCGTCGATCTCCTGTTGCAGCAGCACCGCCCGCGCCGAGCCGATCAGGTGCCGCAGCGGGGTCAGATGGTCGGGGGCGAGCCACATGTTCGCCCCCGAGCTCACCGCGATGGTGCTGTCGCCGTCGTCGGTGACCAGCACGATCGCCTGCCCGGTGGGGCGCGGGGCGCGCAGCACCGCGTCGGTGGCCACCCCCTCGGCGGCGAGCAGCCCGAGCAGCCAGTCCCCGTCGGCGTCGATGCCGACCGCGCCGACCATCGCCACCCGGCGGCCCAGCCGGGCCGCGGCGACCGCCTGGTTGGCGCCCTTGCCGCCGCCGGCCCGCCGGTGGTCGGCCGCGCCGAGCACGGTCTGACCGGGGGCGGGCAGCTCGTGCAGCGGCACCACCACGTCCACGTTGAGGCTGCCCACCACCACGATGTCGGTCATCGGGTCAGCCCTGCCCGGGACGCCAGGCGTGCGGCAGGAAGTCGGCCCGGGGCGGGGCGAAGACGTCCACGTTGATGCACGGGCCCTCGGTCGGCTCGATGTAGTGCTCCGCACCGCGCGGCACCAGCAGCAGCGAACCCGGCCCCATCGGGTGCGGCACCCCGTCGACGTAGTAGTTGCACCGGCCGCCGAGGATCAGCACCAGCTGGTCGAAGTCGTCGTGATGGTGCGGGTTGAGGTCCATCCCGACGCTGAGTTCGTGCCAGGCGAAGAGGACCTCGTCGGTGGCGTACACCTTGCGGCGCACCCCGGGCCGGACCTCGGTGGCCGGAATGTCGTCCCAGTTGACCGAGGTGCCGTACAGCTGCGGACTGAGCATGTGAACGCGTCCCTTCTCAGGCGGATCAGGCGGGTGCGGCGAGCCGACGCAGGCCGGTGCCGAGCAGCTGCAGGTCCGAGCCGACGACCAGGTACCGCGCGTCGGTCAGGCCGTAGCGGCCCAGCGCCCCGGCGGAACGGTCGGCGACCCAGCCGCCGAGGGCGGCACCGGTGGTGCGGGCCGCGTCGGCGATGTCCCCGGTTCGCCGCAGCAGCGGCCCCGGGTCGTCGCTGGTCGACAGGCCCAGGCTCACCGCCAGGTCGGTGGTGCCGACGAAGCCGACGTCCACCCCGGTCAGCAGGGCGGGCAGCGGGTCGTCGGTGGTCGCCGTCTCGATCTGCGCCACCAGGACGGGCGGGTGCTCGGCCTCCGCCGCCAGGTACCGGTCGAGGCCGTCGCCGCCGTACCCGGCGGACGGGTGGGCCAGGCTGATGCTGCGCCGCCCGTGCGGGGCGTACCGGCTGGCCGCGCGCAGCGCCTCGACGTCGGCCCGGCGACGGACGGTCGACAGCTGCACCCCGACGGCCCCGGCCTCCAGCAGTCGGTTGACCTGGCCGGGGTCCACCGCCGGCACCCGGACCAGCGCCGGCAGGCCGGCCAGGGCGGCGAGCCGGAGCTGGTCGGTGGCGGTGCGCTCGTCCAGCCCGGAGTGCTCCAGGTCGATCACCACGAAGTCGAGGCCGGAACGAGCGGCCAGGGCGATCACGTCGGCCCCGGGCAGCTTGACGAAGGTGCCGACGAGCTGCCCGCCGTCGCGCAACGTGCCCCGCAGCCGGGCCCGGGCGGCGTGCACGCCGGTGGACGGCGTCGGGTCGGCGGGCACGCCGGTGGACGGCGTCGGGTCGGCGTGCACGCCGGTGCTCGGCGTCGGGTCGGCGCACGCCGCCCCCGCTGCCGGCGGCCCGGCGGACACCGGTGGTGTCGACCCGGCGGACAGCTGCGGCGCACGCCCCGGCGGGGGCGGCTCCACGGCGGACATCAGCGGGTCACGCCCCGGTGGCGGGCAGGCCGCGCCACGGCACGGTCGGCACCTGCTCACCGGCGAGCAGCACCACGGCCGGGTCCAGCCGGGGTGCGGTGATCTTGTTACCGGCGGCGTCGGGCAGCACCGCCTCCTCGGCCTCGGCCAGCACGGTGACGTGGGCCGGGCCACCCTCGACCAGCGTGCCGTAGCCCTCGGCGTCGAGGCCGGTCAGCCGGGCCGGCGCGGAGGTCACCCGGGGCACCAGCTGCTCCAGGGTCATCCCCATCGCCCGCAGCTTGGCCATGCTGGTGACCAGGTCGAAGACCGGGCCGCGCCAGTTGCGGGCGCTGGTGTCGGAGGTGACCACGTCGGGCAGGAAGCCCTGCTCGATCGCCGGCCGGGCGACGGCGAAGCTGAGGTTGCTCTTGCCGTGGGCG
Above is a window of Micromonospora rifamycinica DNA encoding:
- a CDS encoding LLM class flavin-dependent oxidoreductase is translated as MLRAARNAERIGLDHVLLANHVLENPHGAGFDPVVLLAAVAGATTRLGIATSVLVLPYYQPVVLANQLATLDVVSAGRLAVAVGTGWNPQEFSALGVPLRLRGRRTDESLEVMKALWAGTTADLDDRFASLRGARIGVAPYRPGGPPIWVGGHSDAAIRRALPRVQGRSGSGPG
- a CDS encoding ribokinase; translated protein: MTDIVVVGSLNVDVVVPLHELPAPGQTVLGAADHRRAGGGKGANQAVAAARLGRRVAMVGAVGIDADGDWLLGLLAAEGVATDAVLRAPRPTGQAIVLVTDDGDSTIAVSSGANMWLAPDHLTPLRHLIGSARAVLLQQEIDAAVVAEAVRAAEGLVVLNPAPARPVDPATLARVDVLVPNRGELAALAGVRSPAGAAGTENLPAGAAGTDDLAAMARTLGTRGPVVVTLGGDGALVVTTDRQWLVPAERVDAVDATGAGDTFCAALADALLDGAAIDEAARWASRAAAVTVTRPGAMAAAPRRAEVPTAA
- a CDS encoding HtaA domain-containing protein, coding for MVRSRTNAGRWRTSRWAAVALLGASTVLVGVSPAQAAGAELSSGSLTWGFKASFRAYVNTGNGNPPIAASDGARINSDGTFTFPAKGGTYDAGTGAIDAAYGGKIVFSYPAHFFTIALANPTIVVTGGTAAVKADVDLTTTAAEPVSVRQATIATVTTSDGNPGGSGGTVTATDLAATLTAEGASAFNGFYSAGSTLDPLSFTFSTGGGGEPAGPAVGVTPATGLDPAGATITVTGSGFDPEANGAAGIYVSFGPKVDQHWTNAGVLQVTKWVNKTNEPTEARDRLNADGTFRTTLPISAVYTDRTGAQVDCTKVQCYVVTFAARGAADRSQDTFTPVTFARAPVGGGDADQQITTTVTGGALTLGVAGSTVALPAVSNGQVTTGALNAATVADLRGTNAGWSLVGQASDFASTTGGTIAADNLGWVPSATVGTDPLAGTPGVVTPGAPAAPGAGLGTARALCTSATGASNGTFTCGAQLNLGVPASAPAGDYSAVLTLTLS
- a CDS encoding VOC family protein, which gives rise to MTTEATARRRGPYGMEYARIEVPDLAASIEFLQYHVGLQLEQHDDEYAFLRADLEHHSIELVAAPQRTESWTTAVGFSVENDAVLDDLRERVTAAGHEVFELADRVKGLVQRGFAVRDPNGLIVELFTEFQEYAEPPLIELRPLDLVHPFLATDKYDETLAFYTKVLGFLESDHVGDVTVFLRSEDRYHHSLAIQRNNEFYVAHLCFMMKSFDHVMRGRARAQYKQIPIASDLVNHSASTSIAFYMHDTRHGPRYELCDRHRVFTPEEHETHRARRMAVDPRNIDVWRPAADDWARF
- a CDS encoding acetamidase/formamidase family protein; translation: MLQPHNGPIGGTHYLPSTPDTCLWGRLPDRRHEPVLRVGSGETVTIDTLSHEGILEDQGRDPVGYLKQFDVPSDRVLTDARDLAASDVAHDYDADGPHVVTGPITVAGAEPGDLLRIEVLDLLVRAPYGFISSRHGYGALPGEYPLTPTDTGPAGDGPREYGTVSHFTEVIHHGGRLFGTLPYGDGRAARFPLAPFLGLMGVAVDTDEPVHSVPPGAFGGNLDINELQVGSTLYLPVQLPGAGFYAGDPHYAQGDGEVALTALEAPLRATLRLSVIPRAQAAGLVGAVDGPFGETATHWLPVGLHADLDEAMRRAVRAAVDFLVRTQGMPPQTALAYLSAAADFEVSQVVDGVKGIHCLIRKADFPAHF
- a CDS encoding aromatic-ring-hydroxylating dioxygenase subunit beta translates to MASREVTRAEVEDFLYREAQLLDEWRLDEWLTLIEPGGRLEVPTTDWAGWDATTAGYFVADDYELIQARVKRLKSRKAHAENPHSRTHRMISNVLLLEAGAETVWISANFLIHRYRDGGAYTYVGRYEHVLKVDPDGLRFRLRRAVPVMESMDPGARLSFIL
- a CDS encoding WxL protein peptidoglycan domain-containing protein, yielding MSLSTALSRSGAALAAALLVATVQPAPARAAPAPTPGPTAAAGETGTARWAVQPSSAKGPTGRNYFIYDLAPGSTLTDHVGITNLGDRPVTFDVYGTDAYSAADGAFALLPADRPATDVGSWIRVDRREWTIPAGKRVDIPFRLTVPVNATPGDHTGGVIGAVARVRTTATGQRVLVDQRLAARVYLRVTGPVRPAVTVEAVDVSYDHPVDPFGGGDLVVRYRLRNDGNVRLGGSGTVTVTAPFGREQARTSPTDLPELLPGTTFTVTERITGVPPLLRLTAAVDIAATSTDTALPPVVRTAGVWAPPWLLLALLAGAAGWAGLRWWRRRRTAADGPDPDADPRPAAPPAR
- a CDS encoding cupin domain-containing protein, which gives rise to MLSPQLYGTSVNWDDIPATEVRPGVRRKVYATDEVLFAWHELSVGMDLNPHHHDDFDQLVLILGGRCNYYVDGVPHPMGPGSLLLVPRGAEHYIEPTEGPCINVDVFAPPRADFLPHAWRPGQG
- a CDS encoding aromatic ring-hydroxylating oxygenase subunit alpha gives rise to the protein MAQQTPVRPLGAAGAMIDEDWEALRFRVHRSAYRDPEVFRTEVDRIWNHTWLYLGHETEIPKPGDFKTRTLGGRPLIFCRDAEGQVRAFFNACTHRGTVLCRHSEGNTKFFQCFYHAWAFSNSGDLAALPGDDAYPDDPAFRASMALRQVPRLQIHEGFVFVAFDADVPDLLTHLGPAAHYMSLTAKIGEHGMTTLPGVQLYSVKGNWKLAVENAMDGYHFAPTHNTFVGYLRETGFAVTDDDQYAYDLGGGHGLLVLTGHNGRIGMVWEPRFGDEEKTRTVAKRRELEARLGPELAAEVADASRILFVFPNLLLFDLEALTIRQLEPVAADRTDVRAWQFVEVGEPESVRALRIKTMVSFVGPGGLATPDDIEAYEAVQRGITATADAVDPAHDWSDMSRGMANEKQGNQGRSIDEGAMRSFWRRWAEVVGASTSVAGDPPAGTPAAGPATGGAGK
- a CDS encoding Dabb family protein, producing MITHILVFRFRDDLPPGAAESVLAELETFPSRYPAMRNWRSGVNVSTRDTSMTHGFVVEFPTEQDLLDYLHSDSHERFVRERWRPVIERQAIVSLPTAGDTQPIERGHR